A window of Podarcis muralis chromosome 10, rPodMur119.hap1.1, whole genome shotgun sequence genomic DNA:
TGCAAGGCTATCACCATCACCCTGACAGAAGATATTCTAGAAATGCACAAGATCATCATGGGATGACTGGAACTCTCGAGGGTACCATGAGACCCAATGTCCTGATCAGTCAAGCCAATGAATTAAGTAATAGAGGTCTTTTAAACAAAAGCATAGGCTCTCTCTTGGAAAATCCACACTGGAGCCACTGGGATAGAAAGTCTAGTGGCACAACTTCTGAGATGAAACAGATAAATCTAGCAGACTATCCCATGCCTCGAAAGTTTGAGATAGAGTCCCAATCCTCTGCTCATGAAGGTGGAGGACTCTCTGAGAGGAGATCAGTTATTTGTGATATATCACCCTTGAGGCAGATTGCTAGAGAACCTGGGCCTCACTCTGTGGGACACATGGGTCCTGATGGCAGGAGTGGAAGGAGTGACCGTCTAACTCCTGGTCAGTCAGTCATCCTTCCTGGTGGTCTAGTGACCATGGAACCAAAGCTAAAGTCTCACAGTGGGCAAATCAAGGAAGAAGATTTTGAACAGTCTAAGACCTCTGccaacatcaacaataaaaaatCTGGAGACCATTGTCATCTTGCAAGTTTTAAGCATGAGTCTTACCGAGGGAATGCTAGCCCAGGAGCTGCAGCTCTTGATTCTGCAGCAGAGTACCTTTTGCAACAAGATAGCCGATCACAGCTCAGGCGAGGACCCGGCAGAATGGGAAGCAGCCGAGAGGGAATGAGAGGTAAATCTCCCTCTCAGTTTCATGATCTGGCAGACAAATTGAAGATGTCACCAGGTAGAAGCAGAGGTCCAGGCACAGATCTTCACCACATGAATCCACATATGGTGCTTTCTGACAGGGTGAACCGGGGTTCCTtacactctcctttccctccaAATTCTGAAAGCTCATCGTTGGCTTCAGTTTATCACACTAATGCTCGATCTCATGCTTTTGGTGATCCTAACCAGGGGCTGAATTCCCAGTACCACTACAAAAGGCAGCTGtaccaacaacaacaggaagaataCAAAGATTGGAGTAGCAGCTCTGCCCAGGGAGTGATTGCAGCTGCTCAACATAGACAGGAGACAGCAAGAAAGAGCCCAAGGCAACAGCAGTTCTTGGACAGAGTAAGGAGTCCTTTGAAAAATGACAAGGATGGAATGATGTATCTCCATTCTGGTTCTTACCATGATGCTGTCAGCCAAGACACAAGCCGTTGCTTGTTAGGGAGTGATGGGTCTCTTCAAAATAAGTGTGCTGAAATTAAACATTTGAATCAAAAGATTCAGCAACAAGAATCTGGTTGGGATCTTTCCCGACAGGTGACTACTGGGAAAAACAGTGGCTCTCTAGGAGCAACTAGTCAGAAGAGATTTGCATCTCAAGATAGTGATACACACAAGCGTGAAGATGCTGGAGATGTACTTaaatctggcaatgccatggtaAGGATTCCTGGCCAAGAAGAGCAGTCTTCTCAAAATCCTTTAATCATGAGAAGGAGAGTCCGCTCTTTTATCTCTCCTATTCCCAGCAAGAGGCAGTTGCAGGAAATGAAGAATAGTGGCACTGAAGACAAAGGACGCCTGCTCACTTCATCAAAGGATGGAGCTGATAAAACACTCAACTCCTATGCCCATTCTTCCCAAAGCCAAGATGTTAGTAAGTCACTCTCAAAAGGAGAATCTCCTAGGAATCTTCCAAGTCCTGACAATAGAAATTGCTCTGCTGTTTCCCTCACAAGCCCAGCTAAAACAAAAATTCTGCCTCCACGGAAGGGCCGTGGGTTAAAATTGGAAGCTATTGTTCAAAAAATCACATCCCCTAATGTTCGGAGGAGTGCTTCTTCAAATTGTGCTGAAGCTGGCCCAGATGCAGTCACCCTTGATGACATTCTGTCACTGAAGAGTGGCCCACCAGAGGGTGGGAATGTGTCCAATCATGGAATGGAAGCAGAAAATATAAAAGAAGAAATTGTGCTGGATCAAGAGAGCCAAGAATTGACTAGTGAAATTTCTCTGACAATATCTTCTGAAGAATGGCATGCGGATAGAGATGAGGTAGTAAAAAAAGAGACACCTGAACTTGCAAGTGTTGTCAAGGAGGCCCCAGTGCCTACTGTGATCCCAGCACCTTCACAAAAATCTGTTTGTCAGGGAAGAACAGATGGCTCACTAACTGGGGCAGGATCTATAAGCTTTTCCGAATTAAAAACAGTCTCTCCATCCAAAGTCTTGACTCCTGAACCAAATCTAAAGTCTGAAGAGAAGGGTGGAGATGCAGTCATTGTGACACCCAAGCCAGATCCTTTTCCTCCAAAGGGTTATTTTCCTTCTGGTAAGAAGAAGGGGCGGCCTATTGGTAGTGTTAACaaacagaagaagcagcagcaacaacagcagcagcagccaccaccaccaccaccgccgccgccgccaccgcctcaACAACAGTTGCTGCTTCCGccacttccatcagcaccagaaGCGCTGCAGCCATCAGAGGAGGCAGGAGGTGGAGAACCTAAACCCAAGAGACAgcgaagggagaggaggaaaccTACAGCACAGCCCCGGAAGCGGAAGCCAAGACGAGCTGCTCCAATTGTGGAGCCCCAGGAACCAGAGATCAAACTGAAATATGCCACACAGTCTCTTGATAAAACTGATAACAAGAACAAGTCTTTTTTCCCTTATATTCATGTAGTGAACAAGTGTGAGATAGGTGCTGTATGCACAATAATTAatgcagaggaagaggagcagaatAAGCTGGTGAGGGGCCGAAAAGGGCAGAGGTCGTCAACACCACCTCCCAGCAATGTTGAGAGCAAAGTACTGCCTATTTCCTCTTTCATGCTACAGGGCCCTGTAGTAACAGAGTCTTCTGTCATGGGCCACCTGGTTTGTTGCCTGTGCGGCAAGTGGGCCAGCTATCGCAACATGGGTGATCTCTTTGGACCTTTCTATCCCCAGGATTATGCGGCCACATTGCCCAAGAATCCCCCTCCCAAGAGGGCcacagaaatgcagaataaggtCAAAGTACGACATAAAAGTGCGTCTAATGGTTCCAAGACAGatacggaggaggaggaagagcagcagcagcaacaaaaggaGCAGAGAAGCCTCACTGCCCACCCTCGCTTTAAGAGACGGCATCGCTCAGAGGACTGTGCTGGGGCCTCTCGTTCGCTTTCGAGAGGCGCTGCTTGTAAAAAGGCAACCACTGAGGGTAGCAATGTTGGTGAAAAAGCTCCTTTGGACTCTAAACCCCCCATGTCCACTTCGGAAGGTGGTCCTGAGTTGGAGTTACAAATTCCTGAACTACCTCTTGACAGCAATGAATTTTGGGTCCACGAGGGCTGTATTCTCTGGGCCAATGGGATTTACCTGGTCTGTGGCAGGCTTTATGGGCTGCAGGAAGCTGTGGAAATAGCTAAAGAGATGGTGAGTACCATAAATGAATAATGCTGTAATGTTTCTTTTTCAAGCAGCTTGGTGTTTCCTGTGTTCCTGGTTTTATTTCCTTCACTTACGCCTTGGCAATGGTGGTTCCATTGTAGTAGTGTGGATTAGGTATGAcctcacgggtggcgctgtggtctaaaccagagagcctagggcttgccgatcagaaggtcggcggttcgaatccccgcagcggggtgagctcccgttactcggtccctgctcctgccatcctagcagttcaaaagcacatcaaagtgtaagtagataaataggtactgctctggtgagaaggtaaagggtgtttccgtgcgttgctctggttcgccagaagcagcttagtcgtgctggccacatgaccaggaagttgCCTGCGGACaaaagccagctccctcggccagtaaagcgagatgagcgccgcaaccccagagtcatctgcgactggacttaatggtcagggatctctttacctttatatatgcaAGCTGGAATTTGCTCTCAACATTACCTGTAGTATAATTTTAGACTGGCATTTACAGAATTGCCTTGTGCATTGACTGCTGGTCCCTATTAGGAATATTAGTGACTTTGtgtggcccggggggggggggttgggagccAAGGTACTAATTATGGTTTTTAACCGATAGGGATAGCTAGCTGCCAAAATATGATTAATTGCAAGAACACAATTCTATTACCATTTCTGTCTTTTAACAACTTTATGCTTCTTGGACCCTAgtattttcttctttccatcacaGTGAAACTCGTCAGTTATATATTTGTAGGGAAAGACTTGTATCTGATACAGAAAATGGAATGAGAGGTACACCTGCCGAAAGACATCCTGAGGCAATAGAAAGACTTAGCTGAACTAGTTTCTATTTTGTGTTGCCACCTGAGGTTAAGCTTCTGGCTTAAACAAGCTGAAATTAATTTTCAATGCCCCATACACATATTAGTGctatattaaaaaaattgtctCCCCTGTTCCAATAATAGGGTTTTATTTGTATCATCGCTTCATTATTTTCAGattatacaaaaaaagaaacataaataATTTAAGCAGTTGAGGATAGTGAATATGATGGATCATAAAGGAAATCAAATGTTTCTAAGACTGTTAGGGTGCTATTCATTTATAATTTGGTTCTTGATTTGAattcaacatcagctttgtttTGATCACCAGAAAGTTCTGctactttatttttaaacacagatGAAATAGTCTCACATGTAAGTCAGACATTCAGTAGCCTACAAACTGTTTTACTAGCTTGCCTTCTTCTACACATTATTGCTCAGGTTGTAACTGCATTCTAGTTCTGAGCTCAGCCATATGCTAACAAGTGTAGGAGGGAATGGGACTATGACATGATATGGGATTAGTGCAAGTGAGGGCTCTCCAGGCTAACAGCCTGGGATAGTGGAGAGAAGCATGCAGGAACCCTTGGTACTCTCTTAGATGCAATTACCATGGAAGGTGAGTGGGAGATTATGGGGCAGGTTGTTGGATCTGTTTCTGAGCTTTTCTAGATAGTTATCTGCCtaagagcagtgttagaaactcacataaaaggtaaaggtacccctgaccgttaggtccagtcgcggacaactctggggttgcgcgctcatctcgctctataggccgagggagccagcgtttgtctgcagacagcttccgggtcatgtggccagcatgacaaagctgcttctggtgaaccagagcagcgcatggaaacgccgtttaccttcctgctggggaggtacctatttatctacttgcacttgatgtgctttcgaactgctaggtgggcaggagcagggaccgagcgacgggagctcaccccgttgcggggattcaaactgctgaccttccgataggcaagccctaggctctgtggtttagaccacagcgccacccatgtagaAACTCACATATATAAGCTAATTGACAAATGGCACCTTAATCTAGGTTACAGTCATCACCACGGAATGTCTGCTTGTGATTTTTTCaatgaaattattattgttgttattttattattgttgttgttatacttttatttttattttctatactgctttatattttaaacacATGAAAACatccaataaaacaatccagaataaaactgtGAATGTAACACTAAGTGTAAGGTGTAAGGAGGTCTGGAGCCTTGAAATGTATGCAGTTTTACATCCTTCTTCCTAACTGGTGCTTCTTTAATGGCCTCATTCTATTGAGCCTAAAGCATTCAACCTGAACTCCCTGCCTTTGGCGGAGAAGTGATCATGGCTCAGTGATGCTAGCAAAGTGCTGGATACGCTTTACTCTTGAAATAAATCATCCACTGGAAAGGAATGAGATCTTCCAGGGCATTCTTTTCTCTCGGGACCATAATCTCTCATTAATTTGAATGGGATCAACAGATAAAATCATATTCTTTATGCCACTGAATCCAACTTACATACTGATAGGGAACCCAGCCTAGGTTTCCGCTGAACTGCACTGCCAAATATTTTGTGCTTAGCAGAATCAACAGGCGCCTGAACCATAACTTCGCTAGCAATTTAAAATGAATCATGGTGTGTGAAATTCAGTCATGCCACCTCTGCTGCTTCTTAGTCTTTGTGCCCCTATCCCACTAATTGCCAGCAGTACCTAGATCCTCCTGTCTCTAACCCTCCTTTTTCAACTCCACATCCTTACCACCCACTGCTTCCTCAGGCCACAGCTTGTCAGGTCACTGCCTactctcttccccttcctttctctAGCATGTGTCTagatcaggggttcccaaactgcagTCCACAAACCACACATGCTTCATTCAGGTGATCCATGCTGTAAATTATGGCTGATGACAATAGACTGCACATCTATagcattaaatattcatattgattttaattgtatttctattgcttattttatttcttatatattgttttttattgtattacagcTTGAATTCCATAAAATTGTAAGGCACAGTGCATTATAGTTGCtaaacaacaggcagaaaaatcattaagtccACCAAGATGCTCAGCCGTTTTCAAGTGGACTGTGGGCGGGAAGGTTGGAAACCATGGTTTTAGATCATTCTCCCTCGTTGTCCTTCCATCTCCCACATAAAATTCTACTCATCTTAAGCCCTGTGACATTCCTCCAGGGGTTGAATTTCTCATTGTTGCCCTTCCATGCCTCAATTCCCCCTCCTGCCCTACCTTTAGGTGGTTCCTCCTTATTTATTAAATGAATTAGTTACTTTTTTCTATGGgaactcaaagcgacttacaacccTTTAATCCCAAAACAAATCAAACACATACATTAAAATCAGCATTAAAAAAGACAATTATTAAAGTTTGTTCCCCACTGTGCACCTCATACAGCTTTCTTGCTTTGGGACTCACTTTTGCTTCTCTACCTGGAATCAACAATTGGGGCCAATTCACATGCCACTGTGGAGGAGGGGTTGCACAGCCTCTTGGCTTTGTGAAGATTTTTGGAGTGTTTTTATTTGAGGAATTCTGGTTCTTTTTGTTTATAGGTATTGCGGGAATGCTTACAGGATCGTTCTGATTCAGTTATATGAATAGTTGCAAGATTAAGTGCCTCCACAGTCACGAAGGTTATGTTCACATTGGCAGTTTAGTTCTGGAACTCCTGTTTCACATACTCCCACTATTGTAGGGTTCACACTTGCCTAGTACAGTAGTTACTTAGCTTTTAATTAATGCCATAAAGTCCATCTATAGTTGGCTGTTTTCCCTGGGATAAAGGCAATTATGTAAACTAATTGGGTGGCAGttaacaaagttttactcagagtatacgtaattccattgaaattaatgaacatgaccaagttaggtcaattaatttcagtgggtctactctgaatataatttagttgaatacaAGACTTTGGGAAGAGAATGTAACTACTTTTTCTATCTGACCCTAAATAGTTCATGTCCTTTGCAAAATTAGCATCATTTTTATTTAGTGCAAGGGCATCTGGGCTAGACACTGTTCTTCTTGGTGTGTGGGGGCTGAGCAAAGAGGAGCAGTAGTAGGTTACTCCTGTTTGAAGTGGTAATATGAATAGTACACATGTTGTAGTTACTCCTGGAGTCAAATGTTACTGTTTTTAAAAGATCGGTGTAACTCTCCTTGAGGCTGATTTTGCTGTTATTCATACCAAATAAAGTAAATTTCTCTAGGTGCTGTCATTGAATCACCAGTCCTTTTAATGCACAGATTACATAGATATATTACGgcaaatgtccaaaatttggagaaggatAATATTTATCTGTAAATACACATAATCCCAGATGAATTCGGCAAATGCCCCCAAACAAATGCTTCTTCAGTTTTCAGGCCTATATTGGCGAACAATGCCAACTAAAATTAAGTGACTGTCAGCTTCTATTGGTGCATCCCTGAGTTTTTCGACATGTAGCCAGACTGGGCAGCTCCttcccattcccctccccccttccccccattgTTGATGCAAGGGCTGGTGTAGATTGGGTGGCTGTTTGGGGGCATACAAGTAGAACAAGAGACATAGGAACCTACAGATCCCAGTAATGTTCCATAGTTCTTTCCCCTGCTGATCCCTCTGAATGTCCCATATTGCCCCAGCTCCCACGTCTGGTGGAATGCCACCAGTGGGACATACATGCCTGCAGAGCTTTCTGTGGGTGTACCGAAGTGCTTTAGTGGCATAAGTGCTGTTGTGTTGGCAGGCTGCCCATTCTGCCAGCCGATCAGCACTTACGTTGCTTCCTATAGCCCTTTAGCTGGCCTAATGCCATCttgtaggattgtagccttaaacTTGTTGTGTGGAGGAATTTAACACTTAATGACATCCAGGAGTGTGCCAACTGCAGTGTGATCCCATTTGTACTATATATAAATTATTTAAGGAATTTTTGTGTGAAAATATCCTATCAAAGGAGAACTAGTCACGACATTTGGGGTACAGGCAAATTTAAAACCAGACTATTCCAAGATCTATTGCTAAATAAAACATCATCTTCCTTATATACCACCCCTCCATAAGAAGAAAAGGTTCCTGAAATCTGGTTTTATCACTGCATGATATAGAACATAGGAAAAATGGGTTTAAAGGACTTGAGGCATAGTACAACATGGGTGTTAGTGTTGAGATACCAGTCAACTGAGCGGTCAAATATTTCATGAAGCCATGAATTCTGTATGTGGGTAGTGTGGCTTAACTTTCTTGGGTAatgtttttcagcctgagggctatATTCCCTTGTGGATTACCTTCTGTGGCTACTTGCCAACTGTGGGCTGAACCAAAGCCAGAAGTCGACAGGacaacatccatccatccagatATACACATACAGGATTTCCCCACCAACTTACTGTGCTTGTGTTCTTAAAATACATGTTGGGGAATGTTGCTATTGTGCAAATGTCAGATTTTGATCTGAGGTATGTAAAATGCAAAATATGCAGCTCAGACATATATCTGACAGATACAAAGATGCCTCCTTTTCTATTCACTTCCTGTGTTTGATTGGTTacacacccccacccacccgaATGTAGGGGGAAATGATGTAGGAAGGATTCATGttttttcctcctttgttttCATTTGTACTGGAACGGGCAGGTACAAGGAATGGTCACTAGACGACATGTGGGTAACCTGTGCCACCATTTTTACCCCTGCTACTAGATTTGGTGCCAATTCTTCTGCAAAAGCTGTGGCCGTGCCAATATTGTCAACTGAAACCTGTCACTAGTGTTGCTTCCAAAAGTATTGCTGAAAAGTATTTCTGATTGCCCTCCAGTTGGCACAACAGAATGATTTCCTTGCCTTGTGCCCTGACAGCCTCTGAATGGTCTATCCAGCTCTCTAATCCAGCACCAGTTCCTGCTTCCAGCCACAGCTCACAGTGGTAGAGTGTTTGCTTGATTCTCTACCAAGGTGTATTAGGTGTGACATTTCAAAAAGCCCATTCCATCTCCTTTCCCAGCAAGCATGCCTGACATCTGCTCTGGTTGAATGGGAGCTTCTGTTAGCCAGCACACAAGGAGGGCAGTGGTGAGGCCTAGCTGAGGGTGGGAGATCTCCAGGACCAAGCCTGGCCTTCCTCCCCAGGGCTGGGGGCTACTCTGGATTGAATcaataaagcaataaagcaaGATCTATAGAACATTACTATTTTGTGTGTAAGAATCATATTGTTCCTCAGTTTGATCTCCTCCAAGCCATTTCTCCTCTATTTGTCCCTGCCATGTGTGGCAGAAACAGGTACTGAATGAGTGAAGGGGTGatggattggtgtgtgtgtgtgagagagagagagaggggggggagggagggagaatgaatgaatgaatgaatagttgattgaaggggagagggagagaaggggagactCACCCATACATTTGGCTTTTGTGCCAGTATGTGACCCTCGTCATTTTTCTGCAAGGGAATGCCTGAAAAGGTTACCCAGCCTTCATGAGAAAGATATGAGGCTAAGTGGAATATTTATTACAGTATGCATATTTGGAAATGGGTCCCATTGGGTTTAGTGGGATTTGCTTCTTAATACAGCatgctatacacacttacctgggagtctcAAAGTTGCTTCTCAGAAAACATATATAGGATTATGCTGTAAATTTGCTTAAAATTGCAGTTGTGCACACCAATCCTATGTATGTTGAATTTACTTCCAAGGAGAGGAATGTATCTGggcttttttgtcctttttaaataGTGTCATCCCAGTTTGCGTTGCTTTAGTCTAGTCGGTTGTCATTAACTAGAGCAGAACTTTCCAGACATTTCATGTTagagacacactttttagacattcatcattttgcaacatagtaattcagttttactagcaaaccggaggttaaactaacccctttccagccccaggaggcgCATGGGGAGCATTtacgcgacacacctacacactgcagcagacacactaatgtgtcgcgacacatagtttggaaagctctgacctaGGGAGAGCCTGTAATACGTGTTAAGCTCTGGCTCACTAATGAGGGAACACACAAGAATAGGTGTAGGTAACTAGCTTTCCACATTGGCACCTGAACTCAGGGCAGCAGTCACCACTTTTGTTACGGATTTAGGTGCAAGGAGATAAGGCATACCTAACAAACTTAAATACTTGGGAATGATATGAATTCAAGGCACTTGTTTCCTGTTTAACACTGGACAGCTTTATAAAGAAGTAGCCTAGGAGCATAAATGGGTTGAGATTTATGTAATACTGTATAGGGTAGAGCTTCCAACGTCCTAAAGGAAAACTCAAGCATATTATTAAAGGAAAATTCTTATTTAAGAGACAAGTTAATATAAAATTAGTCATATAAGAAAATGGAACAAAGAAAAATGTTAGCTAATATGTTGTCATGGCTCTTAGATATTCACAATTTAGACTGTACTCTGATATACATGGTTGAAAACAATACAATTTATTTCTTAATGTCCCATAATTTCCTCATACATTGTAAATATTAATGATTACAGCAGGAGAACATGGCATTATTTATTAGAACATGCAGTCTCCCTTACACAGAATCCAGTGAAAAGCAAATTTAGTCTCACAGGGTCAGGGAATTTTCAGATAGAATGACATCATTAACATGTGCTAATCAAAGGGTATTACATTACAGTGGTGTAAGTGATGGGAGTAAATTTCTGTTACCTTTGGGCACTTCTCTGTGGGAATGTCTAGGCTGGCCTCCCAATGGAAGACACAGCTACTGAATCAGATTTGCACACATTAAGAATTCCATCTCTGTATTTCCTGCATTTAACTTAAGGAGACGAAGTGGGCAGGCCTCCCAGTGGAAGGTACTGACTGGTAATTACATTTGTGTTTGTAAAAATAAAGAGTTCCATATATTTATTTCCTGTGTCTTAATGGAAAGGACAATGCAGAAATGTTCGAACCAGCTGGATAAAGTTAGTGAAATATAAATCAAGGCTATTCATTAGATCAGCATTCCCCaatttggtgccttccagatgttgttggactactacaattcccatcagccctgaccattggccatgctggctgggacagatgAGATTTGTAGGCAGTGAGCTGGGGAAAGTTGAATGAGACCTTTCAGCTGATTGGGATCTGCAGGTGTCATTCAAAAAATCATCAGTCTTAGGTGGAAGAATTAAATTTAACAAGATAAATTTAACAAGATAAAAAAAGTTGCAGTGTGTATACTCAGGATCCCAGCCATGTTTCAATTTCCCTCCTCAACTGTCAGTCAAAATTTTGTGtttgctgagcatgctcagtcatttattttgtttgtggg
This region includes:
- the TCF20 gene encoding transcription factor 20 isoform X2, producing the protein MQSFREQSSYHGNQQNYPQEVHGASRLEEFSTRQQAQMFQSFGGGGSSSGRRGAAGSSASMAGESSGHQSYQSFRKEAGEFYYMASSKDPVAAGGQQLPQRRPSGPVQSYGPPQGSSFGSQYGSEGHVSQFQTQHSSLSGVTHYQQDYTGPFSPGSAQYQQQSSSQQQQQVQQMRQQLYQSHQPLPQASSQSASSTSHMQPMQRPSTLPSSASGYQLRVGQYSQHYQPPAASSSSSSFPSPQRFSQSGQNYDGSYSVNAGSQYEGHAVGSSSQTYGTQSNYTFQAQPMKNFEQSKLPQGSQQAQGQAQQSQQQQQQQQQQQQPPSQHIMQYSNTATKLSLQSQVGQYNQAEVPVRSPMQFHQNFSPISNPSPAASVVQSPSCSSTPSPLMTGGENLQCGQSNMPVASRNRILQMMPQLSPTPTMMPSPNAQGGGFKGFGLEGLQEKRLTDPGLSSLSALSSQVANLPNTVQHMLLSDALAPQKKNSKRSSLSKKADSCTNSEGSSQAEEQLKSPLAESIDGGCSSSSEDQGERVRQLSGQSTSSDTTYKGGNLERSHPSPTQASQNEPPKLSTSPADEEEVASPPDEKEALVAVETPPKVNEKAVGVIVSREAMTGRVEKSGGQDKQQQDDVSTGAQAPSSASVMKDTGLLGPQQEPQGGSKGSKSGDSSTNHNGDGNGQLGHAVVGSSFPGRTEPSKSPGSLRYSYKDNIGVSMQRNAGNFPQYPSGQDKGDFPGHSERKGRNEKFPSLLQEVLQGYHHHPDRRYSRNAQDHHGMTGTLEGTMRPNVLISQANELSNRGLLNKSIGSLLENPHWSHWDRKSSGTTSEMKQINLADYPMPRKFEIESQSSAHEGGGLSERRSVICDISPLRQIAREPGPHSVGHMGPDGRSGRSDRLTPGQSVILPGGLVTMEPKLKSHSGQIKEEDFEQSKTSANINNKKSGDHCHLASFKHESYRGNASPGAAALDSAAEYLLQQDSRSQLRRGPGRMGSSREGMRGKSPSQFHDLADKLKMSPGRSRGPGTDLHHMNPHMVLSDRVNRGSLHSPFPPNSESSSLASVYHTNARSHAFGDPNQGLNSQYHYKRQLYQQQQEEYKDWSSSSAQGVIAAAQHRQETARKSPRQQQFLDRVRSPLKNDKDGMMYLHSGSYHDAVSQDTSRCLLGSDGSLQNKCAEIKHLNQKIQQQESGWDLSRQVTTGKNSGSLGATSQKRFASQDSDTHKREDAGDVLKSGNAMVRIPGQEEQSSQNPLIMRRRVRSFISPIPSKRQLQEMKNSGTEDKGRLLTSSKDGADKTLNSYAHSSQSQDVSKSLSKGESPRNLPSPDNRNCSAVSLTSPAKTKILPPRKGRGLKLEAIVQKITSPNVRRSASSNCAEAGPDAVTLDDILSLKSGPPEGGNVSNHGMEAENIKEEIVLDQESQELTSEISLTISSEEWHADRDEVVKKETPELASVVKEAPVPTVIPAPSQKSVCQGRTDGSLTGAGSISFSELKTVSPSKVLTPEPNLKSEEKGGDAVIVTPKPDPFPPKGYFPSGKKKGRPIGSVNKQKKQQQQQQQQPPPPPPPPPPPPQQQLLLPPLPSAPEALQPSEEAGGGEPKPKRQRRERRKPTAQPRKRKPRRAAPIVEPQEPEIKLKYATQSLDKTDNKNKSFFPYIHVVNKCEIGAVCTIINAEEEEQNKLVRGRKGQRSSTPPPSNVESKVLPISSFMLQGPVVTESSVMGHLVCCLCGKWASYRNMGDLFGPFYPQDYAATLPKNPPPKRATEMQNKVKVRHKSASNGSKTDTEEEEEQQQQQKEQRSLTAHPRFKRRHRSEDCAGASRSLSRGAACKKATTEGSNVGEKAPLDSKPPMSTSEGGPELELQIPELPLDSNEFWVHEGCILWANGIYLVCGRLYGLQEAVEIAKEMKCSHCQEPGATLGCYNKGCSFRYHYPCAIDADCLLNEENFSVRCPKHKPLLPCSLPSLQNKMVKGSLSTEQSERG